The Cydia fagiglandana chromosome 4, ilCydFagi1.1, whole genome shotgun sequence genome has a window encoding:
- the LOC134663789 gene encoding chitin synthase chs-2 isoform X3, with protein MAATGGKRREEGSDNSDDELTPLANEIYGGSQRTVHETKGWDSFREFPPKQDSGSMESQKCLEFTVRLLKILAYAVTFVVVLGSGVIAKGTVLFMTSQLKKDRRLAYCNRNLGRDKQFIVSLPDEERVAWMWALLAAFAIPEIGTVIRAVRICFFKSSKRPTSAQFIVVFVAESLHTIGLGLLFFKILPELDVVKGAMITNCLCIIPAILGLLSRNSRDSKRFMKVIVDMAAIVAQVTGFIVWPLLENKPVLWLIPIASLCISLGWWENYVTRQSPIGIIKSLGRLKEELNHSRYFTYRFMSIWKILLFLMCILFSIWMEGDDPAMFFQLFNAGFGPHNIVVEEIQIQTGGTTIPDLVNATLTGDSVEVAAVYKSAFYVLLIQMFAAYFCYIFGKFACKILIQGFSYAFPINLVIPLVVNFLIAACGIRNGDNCFFHGTIPDYLFFESPPVYTLSDFISRQMAWVWLLWLLSQTWITIHIWTPKAERLASTEKLFVLPMYNGLLIDQSMALNRKRDDHKDVKTEDLAEIEKEKGDEYYETISVQSDNTGASPKTIKSSDQITRIYACATMWHETKDEMIEFLKSILRLDEDQCARRVAQKYLRVVDPDYYEFETHIFLDDAFEISDHSDDDSQVNRFVKLLIDTIDEAASEVHQTSIRIRPPKKYPAPYGGRLTWVLPGKTKMICHLKDKAKIRHRKRWSQVMYMYYLLGHRLMELPISVDRKDVMAENTYLLTLDGDIDFQPHAVRLLIDLMKKNKNLGAACGRIHPVGSGPMVWYQMFEYAIGHWLQKATEHMIGCVLCSPGCFSLFRGKALMDDNVMKKYTLRSDEARHYVQYDQGEDRWLCTLLLQRGYRVEYSAASDAYTHCPEGFSEFYNQRRRWVPSTIANIMDLLADYKHTIKINDNISTPYIAYQMMLMGGTILGPGTIFLMLVGAFVAAFRIDNWTSFEYNLYPILLFMFVCFTMKSEIQLLVAQILSTAYAMIMMAVIVGTALQLGEDGIGSPSAIFLIALSSSFFIAACLHPQEFWCIVPGIIYLLSIPSMYLLLILYSIINLNVVSWGTREVQTKKTKKEIEQEKKEAEEAKKKVKQRSLLGFLQGVNSNEEEGSIEFSFAGLFKCLLCTHPKGNEEKIQLLHIASTLEKLEKKLETVERAVDPHGLSRGRKLSIGHRGSTNGDHGLDALAEDPEDDHNSDSDTDTLSTVPREQRDDLINPYWIEDQDLKKGEVDFLSQGELQFWKDLIDKYLYPIDANKEEQDRISRDLKELRDSSVFSFFMVNALFVLIVFLLQLNKDNLHFKWPLGVKTNITYDEVTQEVLISKEYLQLEPIGLVFVFFFALILFIQFTAMLFHRFGTLSHILASTELNWFCAKKAEDLSQDALLDKNAIAIVKDLQKLNGLDDDYDNDSGSGPHNVGRRKTIHNLEKARQKKRNIGTLDVAFKKRFFNMNANDGPGTPVLNRKMTLRRETLKALETRRNSVMAERRKSQMQTLGANNEYGVTGMMNNNLVVPRHRTSTANISVKDVFAEPNGGQVNRGYETTLGDEDESNSMRLQPRQNQVSFQGRYQ; from the exons CCAAAGAACGGTGCACGAAACGAAAGGATGGGACTCGTTCCGAGAATTCCCGCCGAAGCAGGACAGTGGCTCCATGGAGAGCCAGAAATGTCTCGAGTTCACAGTGCGACTGCTCAAGATATTAGCTTACGCCGTCACGTTCGTGGTGGTGCTTGGCTCTGGGGTCATCGCCAAGGGGACGGTGCTGTTTATGACGTCACAGCTCAAGAAAGACAGGCGGCTCGCTTATTGTAATAGAAATTTAG GTAGAGACAAGCAATTTATAGTAAGCCTTCCGGACGAAGAACGAGTGGCTTGGATGTGGGCGCTCCTTGCGGCGTTCGCTATCCCAGAAATAGGAACAGTCATTCGCGCCGTGAGGATATGTTTCTTCAAGTCTTCGAAACGACCGACGAGTGCACAGTTCATTGTG GTGTTTGTTGCAGAGTCACTCCACACAATAGGTCTGGGGTTGTTATTCTTCAAGATACTTCCAGAGCTCGACGTCGTTAAAGGCGCTATGATAACCAATTGTCTCTGCATTATCCCCGCGATACTGGGCTTACTCTCAAGAAACTCGCGAGACTCGAAGCGGTTCATGAAAGTTATCGTCGACATGGCCGCTATTGTAGCACAAGTCACCGGGTTTATTGTGTGGCCTTTGTTGGAAAATAAGCCCGTGTTATGGCTGATACCGATCGCGTCTTTATGCATTTCCTTGGGATGGTGGGAGAACTACGTAACCAGACAGAGCCCCATTG GTATAATCAAAAGTTTAGGCAGACTAAAAGAAGAGTTAAATCATTCAAGATATTTTACTTACCGGTTCATGTCCATATGGAAAATATTGCTGTTTTTGATGTGCATTCTGTTCAGCATATGGATGGAAGGAGACGATCCGGCGATGTTCTTCCAACTGTTCAATGCTGGATTTGGGCCACATAACATCGTGGTTGAAGAG ATACAAATTCAAACGGGAGGCACGACGATTCCTGATCTGGTAAATGCCACACTGACCGGAGACTCGGTAGAAGTTGCAGCAGTTTACAAGTCTGCCTTCTACGTTCTGCTTATACAAATGTTCGCTGCCTACTTCTGTTACATTTTCGGAAAGTTCGCGTGTAAAATCCTCATTCAAGGCTTCAGTTATGCGTTTCCTATCAATCTAGTCATCCCGCTGGTAGTGAACTTCTTGATCGCTGCTTGTGGAATAAGGAATGGGGACAACTGTTTCTTCCACGGAACCATACCTGATTATCTGTTTTTTGAAAGCCCACCAG TTTACACCCTAAGCGATTTTATTTCTCGCCAAATGGCTTGGGTGTGGTTATTATGGCTTCTATCGCAAACGTGGATAACGATACACATTTGGACCCCGAAGGCAGAGCGTTTGGCATCTACGGAGAAATTATTTGTCTTACCAATGTATAATGGACTGCTTATTGATCAAAGCATGGCGCTCAACAGAAAGAGGGATGACCATAAAGATGTAAAGACTGAG GATCTTGCCGAAATCGAGAAAGAAAAGGGTGACGAATACTACGAAACCATCTCGGTACAGTCAGACAATACTGGTGCTTCTCCCAAAACCATCAAGTCTTCAGACCAAATCACCAGAATATACGCATGCGCTACTATGTGGCACGAAACGAAAGACGAGATGATAGAGTTCTTGAAGTCGATCCTCAGGTTGGATGAAGATCAGTGCGCGCGGCGTGTCGCTCAGAAGTATCTTCGCGTAGTGGATCCTGATTACTATGAATTTGAAA CTCACATTTTCTTAGACGACGCTTTCGAAATTTCCGATCACAGCGATGACGACTCTCAAGTGAATCGATTCGTGAAACTTCTCATCGATACAATTGACGAAGCTGCTTCCGAAGTACATCAAACCAGCATTAGAATCCGGCCACCGAAGAAGTACCCGGCTCCGTACGGCGGGAGGTTGACGTGGGTGCTGCCAGGAAAGACAAAAATGATTTGCCATCTTAAGGACAAGGCAAAGATTCGTCACAGGAAACGTTGGTCTCAG GTGATGTACATGTACTACCTTTTGGGTCACCGTCTAATGGAGTTGCCGATATCCGTGGACCGAAAGGACGTTATGGCTGAAAATACTTATCTTCTGACTTTGGACGGAGACATCGACTTCCAGCCTCATGCTGTCAGACTGCTTATCGATTTGATGAAGAAGAATAAGAATCTTGGAGCTGCTTGCGGACGTATTCATCCAGTTGGATCAG gCCCCATGGTGTGGTATCAGATGTTCGAGTACGCTATCGGCCATTGGCTGCAGAAGGCGACGGAGCACATGATCGGATGCGTACTCTGTAGCCCGGGCTGCTTCTCACTCTTCAGAGGGAAGGCGCTCATGGACGACAACGTTATGAAGAAATACACGCTACGATCAGATGAAGCTAGGCATTACGTACAATACGATCAAG GAGAGGATCGTTGGCTATGCACCCTGCTGCTCCAGCGAGGATACCGTGTAGAATACTCCGCCGCGTCGGACGCGTACACGCATTGCCCCGAAGGTTTCAGCGAGTTCTACAACCAGCGTCGTCGCTGGGTGCCCTCCACTATTGCCAACATCATGGACCTGCTCGCTGACTATAAGCACACCATCAAGATCAACGACAACATTTCCACTCCGTATATCGCTTACCAG ATGATGTTGATGGGCGGTACGATCCTGGGTCCCGGCACTATATTCCTTATGTTGGTGGGTGCCTTCGTGGCTGCTTTCCGAATCGACAATTGGACCTCCttcgaatacaatttgtacCCGATATTGCTATTCATGTTTGTCTGCTTCACGATGAAATCCGAAATTCAG TTACTGGTTGCTCAAATTCTATCGACAGCGTACGCTATGATAATGATGGCTGTAATCGTCGGTACCGCGCTCCAGTTAGGCGAGGACGGCATAGGATCACCTTCGGCCATATTCTTGATAGCGTTGTCGAGTTCCTTCTTCATAGCGGCGTGCTTGCATCCACAAGAGTTTTGGTGTATCGTGCCCGGAATCATCTATTTACTTTCTATCCCATCTATGTACTTGCTTTTGATTTTGTAttcgattataaacttaaacgTCGTATCGTGGGGTACTCGAGAAGTGCAGACTAAGAAAACAAAGAAA GAAATCGAGCAGGAGAAGAAAGAAGCCGAGGAAGCCAAGAAGAAAGTTAAACAGAGGTCCCTCTTAGGATTTTTACAAGGTGTAAATAGCAACGAAGAAGAGGGGTCTATTGAATTCTCTTTCGCTGGGCTTTTCAAGTGCTTACTTTGCACGCATCCTAAGGGCAACGAGGAGAAAATACAGCTGTTGCATATTGCTTCGACGCTCGAGAAGTTGGAGAAAAAATTGGAAACTGTAGAAAG GGCAGTTGATCCGCATGGACTAAGTAGAGGACGTAAGCTATCGATCGGGCACAGAGGTAGTACGAATGGCGATCACGGATTAGATGCGTTAGCAGAAGACCCAGAGGACGACCACAACTCGGATTCCGATACCGACACTTTGTCTACTGTACCGAGG GAACAACGAGATGACCTCATCAATCCTTATTGGATAGAAGACCAAGATTTGAAAAAGGGTGAAGTTGACTTTTTGAGTCAGGGAGAGCTGCAGTTCTGGAAGGATCTCATTGACAAATATCTCTACCCCATTGATGCTAATAAGGAAGAACAG GACCGTATATCCAGAGACCTTAAAGAATTGAGAGACTCGTCTGTGTTTTCATTCTTTATGGTCAATGCCCTCTTTGTCCTCATTGTGTTCTTATTGCAACTGAATAAGGACAACCTTCATTTCAAATGGCCGCTCGGAGTAAAAACTAACATTACGTATGATGAGGTTACGCAAGAG GTATTAATTTCAAAAGAATATTTGCAATTGGAACCTATCGGTCTGGTGTTCGTGTTCTTCTTCGCGTTGATTTTGTTCATCCAGTTCACTGCCATGTTGTTCCATCGATTTGGAACCCTTTCGCATATCTTGGCATCCACTGAACTGAATTGGTTCTGCGCGAAAAAG GCGGAAGACTTATCTCAAGATGCATTACTGGATAAAAATGCAATTGCAATAGTAAAAGACTTGCAAAAGCTAAATGGATTGGATGACGACTACGACAACGACTCGGGCTCTGGACCACACAACGTGGGCAGAAGAAAGACCATCCATAACTTGGAGAAGGCGCGACAGAAGAAGAGGAATATTGGCACGCTTGATGTGGCTTTCAAGAAACGGTTCTTTAACATGAACGCTAATGATGGACCAG GGACGCCGGTACTCAACCGTAAGATGACCTTAAGAAGAGAGACACTGAAGGCTCTAGAAACGAGGAGGAATTCCGTGATGGCGGAGCGAAGAAAATCACAAATGCAAACTCTCGGAGCAAACAATGAATACGGAGTAACTGGaatg
- the LOC134663789 gene encoding chitin synthase chs-2 isoform X4 — MAATGGKRREEGSDNSDDELTPLANEIYGGSQRTVHETKGWDSFREFPPKQDSGSMESQKCLEFTVRLLKILAYAVTFVVVLGSGVIAKGTVLFMTSQLKKDRRLAYCNRNLGRDKQFIVSLPDEERVAWMWALLAAFAIPEIGTVIRAVRICFFKSSKRPTSAQFIVVFVAESLHTIGLGLLFFKILPELDVVKGAMITNCLCIIPAILGLLSRNSRDSKRFMKVIVDMAAIVAQVTGFIVWPLLENKPVLWLIPIASLCISLGWWENYVTRQSPIGIIKSLGRLKEELNHSRYFTYRFMSIWKILLFLMCILFSIWMEGDDPAMFFQLFNAGFGPHNIVVEEIQIQTGGTTIPDLVNATLTGDSVEVAAVYKSAFYVLLIQMFAAYFCYIFGKFACKILIQGFSYAFPINLVIPLVVNFLIAACGIRNGDNCFFHGTIPDYLFFESPPVYTLSDFISRQMAWVWLLWLLSQTWITIHIWTPKAERLASTEKLFVLPMYNGLLIDQSMALNRKRDDHKDVKTEDLAEIEKEKGDEYYETISVQSDNTGASPKTIKSSDQITRIYACATMWHETKDEMIEFLKSILRLDEDQCARRVAQKYLRVVDPDYYEFETHIFLDDAFEISDHSDDDSQVNRFVKLLIDTIDEAASEVHQTSIRIRPPKKYPAPYGGRLTWVLPGKTKMICHLKDKAKIRHRKRWSQVMYMYYLLGHRLMELPISVDRKDVMAENTYLLTLDGDIDFQPHAVRLLIDLMKKNKNLGAACGRIHPVGSGPMVWYQMFEYAIGHWLQKATEHMIGCVLCSPGCFSLFRGKALMDDNVMKKYTLRSDEARHYVQYDQGEDRWLCTLLLQRGYRVEYSAASDAYTHCPEGFSEFYNQRRRWVPSTIANIMDLLADYKHTIKINDNISTPYIAYQMMLMGGTILGPGTIFLMLVGAFVAAFRIDNWTSFEYNLYPILLFMFVCFTMKSEIQLLVAQILSTAYAMIMMAVIVGTALQLGEDGIGSPSAIFLIALSSSFFIAACLHPQEFWCIVPGIIYLLSIPSMYLLLILYSIINLNVVSWGTREVQTKKTKKEIEQEKKEAEEAKKKVKQRSLLGFLQGVNSNEEEGSIEFSFAGLFKCLLCTHPKGNEEKIQLLHIASTLEKLEKKLETVERAVDPHGLSRGRKLSIGHRGSTNGDHGLDALAEDPEDDHNSDSDTDTLSTVPREQRDDLINPYWIEDQDLKKGEVDFLSQGELQFWKDLIDKYLYPIDANKEEQARIAADLIELRNKSVFAFVMFNALFILIVFLLQLNKDQLHVDWPLGIKTNITYIEETGEVLISKEYLQLEPIGLVFVFFFALILFIQFTAMLFHRFGTLSHILASTELNWFCAKKAEDLSQDALLDKNAIAIVKDLQKLNGLDDDYDNDSGSGPHNVGRRKTIHNLEKARQKKRNIGTLDVAFKKRFFNMNANDGPGTPVLNRKMTLRRETLKALETRRNSVMAERRKSQMQTLGANNEYGVTGMMNNNLVVPRHRTSTANISVKDVFAEPNGGQVNRGYETTLGDEDESNSMRLQPRQNQVSFQGRYQ; from the exons CCAAAGAACGGTGCACGAAACGAAAGGATGGGACTCGTTCCGAGAATTCCCGCCGAAGCAGGACAGTGGCTCCATGGAGAGCCAGAAATGTCTCGAGTTCACAGTGCGACTGCTCAAGATATTAGCTTACGCCGTCACGTTCGTGGTGGTGCTTGGCTCTGGGGTCATCGCCAAGGGGACGGTGCTGTTTATGACGTCACAGCTCAAGAAAGACAGGCGGCTCGCTTATTGTAATAGAAATTTAG GTAGAGACAAGCAATTTATAGTAAGCCTTCCGGACGAAGAACGAGTGGCTTGGATGTGGGCGCTCCTTGCGGCGTTCGCTATCCCAGAAATAGGAACAGTCATTCGCGCCGTGAGGATATGTTTCTTCAAGTCTTCGAAACGACCGACGAGTGCACAGTTCATTGTG GTGTTTGTTGCAGAGTCACTCCACACAATAGGTCTGGGGTTGTTATTCTTCAAGATACTTCCAGAGCTCGACGTCGTTAAAGGCGCTATGATAACCAATTGTCTCTGCATTATCCCCGCGATACTGGGCTTACTCTCAAGAAACTCGCGAGACTCGAAGCGGTTCATGAAAGTTATCGTCGACATGGCCGCTATTGTAGCACAAGTCACCGGGTTTATTGTGTGGCCTTTGTTGGAAAATAAGCCCGTGTTATGGCTGATACCGATCGCGTCTTTATGCATTTCCTTGGGATGGTGGGAGAACTACGTAACCAGACAGAGCCCCATTG GTATAATCAAAAGTTTAGGCAGACTAAAAGAAGAGTTAAATCATTCAAGATATTTTACTTACCGGTTCATGTCCATATGGAAAATATTGCTGTTTTTGATGTGCATTCTGTTCAGCATATGGATGGAAGGAGACGATCCGGCGATGTTCTTCCAACTGTTCAATGCTGGATTTGGGCCACATAACATCGTGGTTGAAGAG ATACAAATTCAAACGGGAGGCACGACGATTCCTGATCTGGTAAATGCCACACTGACCGGAGACTCGGTAGAAGTTGCAGCAGTTTACAAGTCTGCCTTCTACGTTCTGCTTATACAAATGTTCGCTGCCTACTTCTGTTACATTTTCGGAAAGTTCGCGTGTAAAATCCTCATTCAAGGCTTCAGTTATGCGTTTCCTATCAATCTAGTCATCCCGCTGGTAGTGAACTTCTTGATCGCTGCTTGTGGAATAAGGAATGGGGACAACTGTTTCTTCCACGGAACCATACCTGATTATCTGTTTTTTGAAAGCCCACCAG TTTACACCCTAAGCGATTTTATTTCTCGCCAAATGGCTTGGGTGTGGTTATTATGGCTTCTATCGCAAACGTGGATAACGATACACATTTGGACCCCGAAGGCAGAGCGTTTGGCATCTACGGAGAAATTATTTGTCTTACCAATGTATAATGGACTGCTTATTGATCAAAGCATGGCGCTCAACAGAAAGAGGGATGACCATAAAGATGTAAAGACTGAG GATCTTGCCGAAATCGAGAAAGAAAAGGGTGACGAATACTACGAAACCATCTCGGTACAGTCAGACAATACTGGTGCTTCTCCCAAAACCATCAAGTCTTCAGACCAAATCACCAGAATATACGCATGCGCTACTATGTGGCACGAAACGAAAGACGAGATGATAGAGTTCTTGAAGTCGATCCTCAGGTTGGATGAAGATCAGTGCGCGCGGCGTGTCGCTCAGAAGTATCTTCGCGTAGTGGATCCTGATTACTATGAATTTGAAA CTCACATTTTCTTAGACGACGCTTTCGAAATTTCCGATCACAGCGATGACGACTCTCAAGTGAATCGATTCGTGAAACTTCTCATCGATACAATTGACGAAGCTGCTTCCGAAGTACATCAAACCAGCATTAGAATCCGGCCACCGAAGAAGTACCCGGCTCCGTACGGCGGGAGGTTGACGTGGGTGCTGCCAGGAAAGACAAAAATGATTTGCCATCTTAAGGACAAGGCAAAGATTCGTCACAGGAAACGTTGGTCTCAG GTGATGTACATGTACTACCTTTTGGGTCACCGTCTAATGGAGTTGCCGATATCCGTGGACCGAAAGGACGTTATGGCTGAAAATACTTATCTTCTGACTTTGGACGGAGACATCGACTTCCAGCCTCATGCTGTCAGACTGCTTATCGATTTGATGAAGAAGAATAAGAATCTTGGAGCTGCTTGCGGACGTATTCATCCAGTTGGATCAG gCCCCATGGTGTGGTATCAGATGTTCGAGTACGCTATCGGCCATTGGCTGCAGAAGGCGACGGAGCACATGATCGGATGCGTACTCTGTAGCCCGGGCTGCTTCTCACTCTTCAGAGGGAAGGCGCTCATGGACGACAACGTTATGAAGAAATACACGCTACGATCAGATGAAGCTAGGCATTACGTACAATACGATCAAG GAGAGGATCGTTGGCTATGCACCCTGCTGCTCCAGCGAGGATACCGTGTAGAATACTCCGCCGCGTCGGACGCGTACACGCATTGCCCCGAAGGTTTCAGCGAGTTCTACAACCAGCGTCGTCGCTGGGTGCCCTCCACTATTGCCAACATCATGGACCTGCTCGCTGACTATAAGCACACCATCAAGATCAACGACAACATTTCCACTCCGTATATCGCTTACCAG ATGATGTTGATGGGCGGTACGATCCTGGGTCCCGGCACTATATTCCTTATGTTGGTGGGTGCCTTCGTGGCTGCTTTCCGAATCGACAATTGGACCTCCttcgaatacaatttgtacCCGATATTGCTATTCATGTTTGTCTGCTTCACGATGAAATCCGAAATTCAG TTACTGGTTGCTCAAATTCTATCGACAGCGTACGCTATGATAATGATGGCTGTAATCGTCGGTACCGCGCTCCAGTTAGGCGAGGACGGCATAGGATCACCTTCGGCCATATTCTTGATAGCGTTGTCGAGTTCCTTCTTCATAGCGGCGTGCTTGCATCCACAAGAGTTTTGGTGTATCGTGCCCGGAATCATCTATTTACTTTCTATCCCATCTATGTACTTGCTTTTGATTTTGTAttcgattataaacttaaacgTCGTATCGTGGGGTACTCGAGAAGTGCAGACTAAGAAAACAAAGAAA GAAATCGAGCAGGAGAAGAAAGAAGCCGAGGAAGCCAAGAAGAAAGTTAAACAGAGGTCCCTCTTAGGATTTTTACAAGGTGTAAATAGCAACGAAGAAGAGGGGTCTATTGAATTCTCTTTCGCTGGGCTTTTCAAGTGCTTACTTTGCACGCATCCTAAGGGCAACGAGGAGAAAATACAGCTGTTGCATATTGCTTCGACGCTCGAGAAGTTGGAGAAAAAATTGGAAACTGTAGAAAG GGCAGTTGATCCGCATGGACTAAGTAGAGGACGTAAGCTATCGATCGGGCACAGAGGTAGTACGAATGGCGATCACGGATTAGATGCGTTAGCAGAAGACCCAGAGGACGACCACAACTCGGATTCCGATACCGACACTTTGTCTACTGTACCGAGG GAACAACGAGATGACCTCATCAATCCTTATTGGATAGAAGACCAAGATTTGAAAAAGGGTGAAGTTGACTTTTTGAGTCAGGGAGAGCTGCAGTTCTGGAAGGATCTCATTGACAAATATCTCTACCCCATTGATGCTAATAAGGAAGAACAG GCTAGAATTGCTGCCGATTTGATAGAGCTACGTAATAAGTCAGTTTTTGCATTCGTTATGTTTAACGCGTTATTCATATTGATAGTGTTTCTGTTACAACTCAACAAAGATCAACTCCACGTGGATTGGCCTTTGGGAATTAAGACAAATATTACGTACATCGAGGAGACAGGCGAG GTATTAATTTCAAAAGAATATTTGCAATTGGAACCTATCGGTCTGGTGTTCGTGTTCTTCTTCGCGTTGATTTTGTTCATCCAGTTCACTGCCATGTTGTTCCATCGATTTGGAACCCTTTCGCATATCTTGGCATCCACTGAACTGAATTGGTTCTGCGCGAAAAAG GCGGAAGACTTATCTCAAGATGCATTACTGGATAAAAATGCAATTGCAATAGTAAAAGACTTGCAAAAGCTAAATGGATTGGATGACGACTACGACAACGACTCGGGCTCTGGACCACACAACGTGGGCAGAAGAAAGACCATCCATAACTTGGAGAAGGCGCGACAGAAGAAGAGGAATATTGGCACGCTTGATGTGGCTTTCAAGAAACGGTTCTTTAACATGAACGCTAATGATGGACCAG GGACGCCGGTACTCAACCGTAAGATGACCTTAAGAAGAGAGACACTGAAGGCTCTAGAAACGAGGAGGAATTCCGTGATGGCGGAGCGAAGAAAATCACAAATGCAAACTCTCGGAGCAAACAATGAATACGGAGTAACTGGaatg